The following coding sequences lie in one Phragmites australis chromosome 8, lpPhrAust1.1, whole genome shotgun sequence genomic window:
- the LOC133927746 gene encoding uncharacterized protein LOC133927746: MSTDDVAAAARWSAVSLRSPWRSAKSEVAAATIALHAQAAAILNIKSLVPVVLDLTSPHFNRWRGLFLNTLERYALADHVLSNDDRSDDVTWKRMDCVVLSWLYGTITADLLEVVMNREDGPPTARIVWLGLEQQFIGNKETRALLLDAEFRTFVQGDLSIDDYSRQLKAMADQLADLGEPVRDRTLVLNVLRGLNDRFAHLAALIQRQLLFPTFIEVRSDLRLADITMKAKQGSPAQALTASAPRAPPPTFNNHVAGSNSGKKQTRHGGGGGKKSGAAGAGPAFLGAPWANQAQRPTPPSPGWQPAYGTFQAYWAGPSGALPRAPGQPPQVFYAGQPPLAPLPGPPPLALLPGLPPPLAPLPGPLHHQLPTPGFAGPPAPPGWISHPGGFAWDHNALASSFNTMTL; encoded by the exons ATGTCCACCGACGAcgtcgcggcggccgcgcgttGGAGCGCCGTGTCGCTGCGTTCACCCTGGAGGAGCGCCAAGAG CGAAGTCGCAGCAGCCACCATCGCCCTCCATGCCCAGGCGGCGgccatcctcaacatcaagtcCCTCGTGCCGGTCGTCCTCGACCTCACCTCGCCCCACTTCAACCGGTGGCGTGGCCTCTTCCTCAACACGCTCGAGCGGTACGCGCTTGCGGACCACGTTCTCTCCAATGACGATCGTTCCGACGATGTCACATGGAAGCGCATGGACTGCGTCGTCCTCTCGTGGCTCTACGGGACGATCACCGCCGATCTTCTCGAGGTGGTGATGAACCGCGAGGACGGGCCGCCCACGGCTCGCATCGTCTGGCTGGGGCTGGAGCAGCAATTTATCGGCAACAAGGAGACTCGTGCGCTCCTCCTCGACGCTGAGTTCCGTACTTTCGTCCAGGGCGATCTCTCCATCGACGACTATTCTCGTCAACTCAAGGCAATGGCCGACCAGCTTGCCGATCTTGGTGAGCCCGTTCGGGACCGCACACTCGTTCTCAACGTCCTTCGCGGCCTCAACGACCGCTTTGCTCACTTGGCGGCCTTGATCCAGCGCCAACTGCTGTTCCCGACATTCATTGAGGTGCGCTCCGACCTACGCCTCGCCGATATCACCATGAAGGCCAAGCAAGGGTCTCCGGCGCAGGCCCTGACTGCCTCCGCTCCTCGTGCCCCACCACCGACCTTCAACAACCACGTCGCCGGCAGCAACTCTGGCAAGAAGCAAACACGTcacggtggtggcggcggcaagAAATCTGGTGCTGCTGGCGCTGGTCCAGCGTTCCTAGGAGCTCCATGGGCCAACCAGGCGCAGCGGCCCACTCCGCCTTCACCGGGATGGCAGCCTGCCTACGGCACATTTCAGGCCTACTGGGCTGGCCCATCAGGCGCCCTGCCGCGCGCACCGGGCCAGCCGCCTCAGGTGTTCTACGCGGGCCAGCCTCCCCTCGCCCCGCTGCCTGGGCCTCCTCCACTCGCCCTGCTGCCTGGGCTACCGCCTCCATTGGCTCCCCTGCCAGGGCCGCTGCACCACCAGTTGCCGACGCCAGGCTTTGCTGGCCCACCCGCACCCCCTGGCTGGATCAGCCACCCTGGCGGCTTTGCGTGGGATCATAATGCTCTGGCCTCGTCCTTCAACACGATGACACTATAG